The DNA window GCGGGCGGTGCGGTCGTCGGCGGTGTTGTCGGCCACGCCACCGGATCGACGGCGCGCGGCGCGATCATCGGTGCTGCAGTCGGCGGCGCGGCGGGAGCGATCATCGGCCATCAAATGGATCAGAAGGCGAAGGAGATCCAGCAGACGGTGGCGGGCGCTACAGTCACGCGGGTCGGCGAAGGCCTCGTCGTCACTTTCGAGAGCGGCCTCCTCTTCGACTTCGATTCCGATCAGCTGCGCGAGGCGTCGAAGTCGAATCTCGATAACCTCGCGAAGAGCTTGTCGCAGTTCGGGGACTCGAAGCTGCTGCTCGTGGGCCACACCGACGACAAGGGCACGGAGACATACAATCTGGATCTTTCACGCCGCCGCGCGGCCGCGGTCGGGAGCTATCTGAGCGCGCGCGGTGTGCCGAGCGCACGTATCGCGACGTCGGGTCGCGGCGAGGCGGAGCCAGTCGCGCCTAACGATAACGACGCGGACCGGCAGAAAAATCGGCGCGTCGAGGTGGCAATCAGCGCCGGTGACGAGATGAAGGCGCAGGCGAAAGCCCAGGCGGGTGCGAGCAACTGAACTCCCTTTGTCATCCCGACCGCAGCGCGGGATCTCTTGTTCGGGATCTCAGACCGTTTCTTGGTGCCGTCTGGGGGCGACCATCGAGGGCTTGATCACGGACAGGGCCGAACGAAGCCGGACACTGCCGGACTAAACCAAAAAAGCGTGAATGAATCTTGGAAAGGAATCGTCCACGCTCCTTTGATTTATCCGGCAGTGTCCGGCTCTGTCCGGCCATGTCCGTGTTAACCCGTTGATACGTGTTCTACGATGAGACTCCCCTGGCGACAGAAGAGTTGTGAAAACTGCAAAAAGGAAGGACGGTCAAGAGTGAAATCATGACCGTCCCGGGAAGGATGCCGGCAGGCTCGGGCTACTTGAGGTTCTGACGGAGGAACGCGAGGGTCCGCGGCCACGCGTCCTTCGTCGCCGCGAGGTTCGCCTGTTCCTCGGCCTCGTCGCGCTTCGGCGTCTTCGGATCATCTTGCGCGCGCAGGAAGCCGTGGATTGCACCCGGATAGTTGATGCCGACGTACGACTTGCCGAGCGCCTTCATCGCCGAATCGATCGCGGGCATCGCCGCGCCGATGCGCGCGTCTTTCGAGCCGCTGAGCAGCATGACGGGCTTGTTGATCCTGGCGAGTGAATCGCCGTTGGGCGCGGCGCCACTCATGTAAGGCGTCCCGTAAAAGGCAACGCCACCGACATAGCCGGTAGTGCCACCATTGACCGCGTGCGCCCAGACCGTGCTTCCACCCCAGCAGTATCCGATGACTGCGTACCGCGGCGCCGCCGAGGGCTGCGACATGGCATAACGAGCCGCCGCGGTGATGCCCATGTTGCGGTCGGTCGTATTGACGCTTGCGATCAGCTTCCGCGCCGAGTCGCCGGACAGCTCCTGAGTGCTCGGTCCGCCACGCGCGCGCGAGACGAGATCGGGCGCGATCGCGATGAATCCGTCGGCGGCCACCTGGTCGGCGACCCCGCGGACCCACGTCGCGAGACCGAAGATCTCGTGGACGACGACGACGACCGGCGTCTTCGCATTCGACGTCGACGGATAGACGATCCACGCCATGAGCGAGTCGGACGAGGCGGGTGCCCAGGCGATCTTGACCCACTCGCCATGGCGCGGGCTCGCCGCCAAACGGGCCGCGGCAGTGTTGTAGCTCGGCGGGAGCGCCGGATTGCCCTGATCGACGGCGGCCATCCCGTTAGGCACCGCCATGTCGGCGGGGCTCATGTGCCCCATGTGTTCGTCGGCGTTGGGGCGATGGCAGGCGGCGAGAGAGAGCGCAGCGAGAGAGCACGCAATGAGACCACGCGTTCGCATGAGGGACCTCGGGGTGGATTGTCGCACGTTGTCGCCGGATGGATCTTGGTGACCGAAATCTACCAATCCACACCAGCTCCAGAAGAGACTGGTATAGAGGAGTGCAGCCCGAGACCGACGGATGAACTGTATCGCTGCTCCGTCATTGGAAAACCTAACGAGTAGCGCAATGGCCATTGTCAAAGCTCCCCGCGCAAATACTGCTGCCGGCGAGACTCCGGGAGCCGCTCGATCGCGTAGCGGAGCATCGTGCGCGGCATGTTACGATAATGCTCACGAAGGAACTTCTCTTCTACCGCGCGATCACGCTTGCCGACCTCGCGCAGCATCCACCCGACAGCCTTGTGGATCAGATCATGGGAGTCTTTCACGAGGAGATTCGCGATGCGAAGCGCCGGACGGAACTCGTCCTGCTTGATCCAGTGGAACGTCGCCAGCATGGCGATCCGCCGCTGCCACAATGATTCCGAGCGCGCGAGCTCCTCGAGTGCGCGCACGTTCCGCGGATCGACGTGTGCGCCGACGATGTGCTGCGCGGAGCAGTCGACCAGGTCCCAGTTGTTGACGTGCTGACTGTGCGCGAGGTAGGCGCGGTAGATCGTGTCGCGCTCGGCGTCGGTGCCGCGCTTGAAGCGCTCGACCAGAAGCAGCAGCGCGAGGAGCCGTTGCTCGTGCCACGGTGACTCCAAGAGTCTGAGCGCCTGCTCATGCTGCAGCGTGCGGAATCGGCGCGCCAACGCTCGAAGCTGAGGAACACGAATACCGAGGAACCGGTCGCCTTCGCCGTACTGTCCGGGGGCCGTCTTGAAGAAACGCTGGAGGAATTCGGCGTCTCGCGAGTCGGCCAATTCGTGCAATGCGCGCTGGACCTCGGCGAGCGTGGGCATTGGCATTAAACCTTAACGATGCGGTCCTAAACTTATGATTCACCGCGGCGAACTGAGCTTCTTGACAGCGCGTCCGGAAATCGCCAAGTGTCATCCACCTTCCGTCGTCAACGTAGCGTCCCGAACTCCCGAGGTTCGCAATGCGGATCATGCTTCGCGTCGTAATCGGCTGCACCACGGCTCTCGTCATCGCTGGCTGTGCCAAGAGCGATCAGACCGCGAAGGACACGACGTCGGCTGCTGCCGCGACACCAGCACCAGCCGCCGCTCCGACGCCTGCCCCGGCGGCGACACTCTCACTGGCGGACGTCGCGGGCAAGTGGCAGATGCGATCGGCCCCCGAGACAGGGAAGGACACCGCGGCGACGACGTATGTGCTCACGGCGTCCGCCGACACGACGGGATGGATGATGACCTTCCCATCCGGCGTCAAAGTCCCGGTGCACGTGATGGTCTCCGGCGACAGCCTGATCGAGAAGACGGGCACCTTTGCCAGCCAGCGCCGGAAAGGCGTGAAGGTGACGACCGAAGGCTCGCTCAGACTGGAGAATGGAAAGCTCGTCGGAACGACGACCGCGCACTACGCGCATGCGGGTGCGGATTCGGTACTTCGCCTTCACACCGAAGGAACAAAGACGCCGTAGTTCTCAGCGCTCGGCCTGCCGGCGATGCCTGTCCGTCGCCGGCGGTGCCCGAACGGGCGCAGTGAGTATCGGGAGCGAAGTGGCCGCTTCGCGTGCCCTTCACTTCCGACGCCTACGCTTCTTGGCAGGTTGGTGTCGCGCTCGCGCGGTGTCGATTGCCCGCTGCGCCCACTGCTGCAGCGTCTCGGGCTCCTCGAGGACCTCTTCCGGAATTTGATAGTAGCTCATCACCGGTCCGTGTTCATCGAACGGCCGAAATGGCGCCATACCTAACGACTCGAACGCGGGTCGGGTTGTCTCGTCCGTCCTGAAGTAGAGCACATCATTCGCGATCAATGCGAAGAAGATCTTGCCGGCGTACAGGCCGACGCCGCCGAACATGGCGCGAGCACGCACGGGTGGGACCGCGCGATTCAGTTGCTCGAGCACGAATGTTCGATAGCTGTTCGTCACTGCCATGGAGAATCATACAGCGGGCGGAACGGGCTTCCTGGCAGTTCCCATCATAGAGCCCGCTATTCTTCATGACGTATTCACTGAGCAATTGCAAATCCCACGAATCCCGGAACGCCTCCTTCTCGTATCGCCTTGCCAGACCATCGGAGCGTCCGTCATGAGCACAGATGCGGTGGAAGCCCTCTCGTTCTTTTTCGGTGTTGCCGCCGTAGCGTGGGCCGCCGCATTCGCCTGGGCGAAATGGCTCAAGCATCGCTATGACGGTGAGAAACGATCAGTGCCCGCGCCCGCCGTCGACGCAGAACGCCTCGCTCGGCTCGAAACCGCGGTCGAAACACTCGCGGTGGAGTTGGAGCGGATCGGCGAGGCGCAGCGTTACACGGTGAAGGTCCTCGAGGAGCGTCTCCCGCGAGCTATCCCGGCGGGTCGGCAAGGCCAGGCGCCCGAAGGCGGCCGGATCGTCACACCGCACTAGCCGAGAGGCCTCCCTGGCGCAGCCTAAACCGTGAGATCGCCGAGCGCCGCGACGGGGACAGCATCTCGATCGCACCACCACGCCCCGTCACGATAGGTCAGCGCATGCGATGGATGCCGCGGGCACGGCGGCCAGCTCGAGTCGATGAGAACGTCGTTTAAATATTGCTGAACGTCGCTCACGAGCTTCTCGACGCGAGTCGCTATGCCGAGGCTTGCGACGTTCGCGCCTGTGTCGCGCACGATCGCCCGATGACGTGCGCCCACTGTGCGCGCGACGTCCTGCTCGAGGCGCGGGATCGCCTCGGCGAGACCGAACGACTCAGGCTTCTGGCTCACGAGTCTGCAAGTCATCCGGACGCAATTTCGTCCGGCGCCACTCGTAATGCGCGAGCAGGGCACGCTCGGCGTCGTCCCACTCGGCGTTGTAGAGATGGGCGTGCGACGCGGGGATCGTCGGCCATCCTTCGCGAAAGCCACCCGATTCGAGCAGCATGGTGTAGCGCTCCAGCGGTCCGTAGGCGTACATGAGATCGTGCCTATCCCAGACGATCGTGCCGCCCCCCGCGTCGCACAACACCCAGAGATCGTGTCGGGAATCCTGGCTGACGAAGTCGCCGAAACGGTTGAGAAAGGCCGATAGTTCGCCGCTCTCGAGCCACGGGCTCTCGTAACGCCCGAGCTCGGCGTCCGTGCGCGTCGTGTGGAGCACGTACAGCAGTTTGTGCGGTGGCCCGACACACGCTGCGAGTTGTTCGAAGAGATACCGCTGTCCGCCGCGCGGCCCGACGCGGAGTCGCTCCGGACCGCTCGTCTTCTCGCGCGCAAAAGTGTTCGCGTGATGGAACGTCTCCAGCTTTCCCGAGACGAAGTGTTGCAGCTTGTCCGTCACGTCATGAGTCCGTGTGTTACTCCGTCTTACTCTGCGTTAGTCCGAAGCGTTGCCAACACCTCGACCCAAGTCCGCGCGGTTGAGAGCGGTCCATCGGCGCGATCTGCGTCGGGCGCGGCGAACCAGATCGGACGCATCCCGGCCGCCTGCGCCCCCGCGACATCGGTATCGAGCCGATCGCCGACGAACCAGATATCCGACGCGCAGATGCCGAGCAGTCCCGCCGCCGTCTCGAAGAGCAGGGGGTTCGGCTTACGTACTGCGTAATCGGCAGACGCAACGACGACCTCGAGGTGATCGGCGAGGCCGTGCTTCGAGAGCTCGTGGCGAATCACCTCGCCGCGAAATGAGGAATTGCTCACGACCCCGAGCCGAACACCGGCGTCGTGAAGTGTGTCGAGTGCTTCGCGTGCTCCCGGCATCGGGTGCGTCGTGACCGAGGCGTCCCAGAAGGCCAGCTCGAGCTCGTCGAGCGAACGGGCAAAGCGAATGCCAAAGTAGTCGTAGATGAGCCGCGTGACCGCCGGCCACGG is part of the Gemmatimonadaceae bacterium genome and encodes:
- a CDS encoding TfoX/Sxy family protein, producing the protein MAVTNSYRTFVLEQLNRAVPPVRARAMFGGVGLYAGKIFFALIANDVLYFRTDETTRPAFESLGMAPFRPFDEHGPVMSYYQIPEEVLEEPETLQQWAQRAIDTARARHQPAKKRRRRK
- a CDS encoding OmpA family protein; the protein is MNYLIRQAGVATMAAILLASAACQSLNKEAQGGVIGAAGGAVVGGVVGHATGSTARGAIIGAAVGGAAGAIIGHQMDQKAKEIQQTVAGATVTRVGEGLVVTFESGLLFDFDSDQLREASKSNLDNLAKSLSQFGDSKLLLVGHTDDKGTETYNLDLSRRRAAAVGSYLSARGVPSARIATSGRGEAEPVAPNDNDADRQKNRRVEVAISAGDEMKAQAKAQAGASN
- a CDS encoding HAD family hydrolase, with amino-acid sequence MKDRKSASPQAVLLDYGGTLVEEAAFDARAGMQILLTNVAYRPPNVSVDAIIERVHRINQEISARRDAFQIEAPWPAVTRLIYDYFGIRFARSLDELELAFWDASVTTHPMPGAREALDTLHDAGVRLGVVSNSSFRGEVIRHELSKHGLADHLEVVVASADYAVRKPNPLLFETAAGLLGICASDIWFVGDRLDTDVAGAQAAGMRPIWFAAPDADRADGPLSTARTWVEVLATLRTNAE
- a CDS encoding DNA alkylation repair protein; the encoded protein is MPTLAEVQRALHELADSRDAEFLQRFFKTAPGQYGEGDRFLGIRVPQLRALARRFRTLQHEQALRLLESPWHEQRLLALLLLVERFKRGTDAERDTIYRAYLAHSQHVNNWDLVDCSAQHIVGAHVDPRNVRALEELARSESLWQRRIAMLATFHWIKQDEFRPALRIANLLVKDSHDLIHKAVGWMLREVGKRDRAVEEKFLREHYRNMPRTMLRYAIERLPESRRQQYLRGEL
- a CDS encoding dienelactone hydrolase family protein, with translation MRTRGLIACSLAALSLAACHRPNADEHMGHMSPADMAVPNGMAAVDQGNPALPPSYNTAAARLAASPRHGEWVKIAWAPASSDSLMAWIVYPSTSNAKTPVVVVVHEIFGLATWVRGVADQVAADGFIAIAPDLVSRARGGPSTQELSGDSARKLIASVNTTDRNMGITAAARYAMSQPSAAPRYAVIGYCWGGSTVWAHAVNGGTTGYVGGVAFYGTPYMSGAAPNGDSLARINKPVMLLSGSKDARIGAAMPAIDSAMKALGKSYVGINYPGAIHGFLRAQDDPKTPKRDEAEEQANLAATKDAWPRTLAFLRQNLK